In the Podospora pseudocomata strain CBS 415.72m chromosome 5, whole genome shotgun sequence genome, one interval contains:
- a CDS encoding putative secondary metabolism biosynthetic enzyme (EggNog:ENOG503NXUK; antiSMASH:Cluster_9; COG:Q; SMCOG1001:short-chain dehydrogenase/reductase SDR) has product MGCKSSIHCLTNTAFRCRRHPPTLQVLCLCTGHTSHLMATSSPRTTNVWEVVDFVGTHHDTYAAISPADADLSGKSVLITGASRGIGMATGIRFAVAGCSKIALAARSSLRQAEQEIKAAAVAAGREEPLVLTLNMDVTVEESVTEAVDKVSKAFGGSLDVLIANAGYLPEWRPVVESDPTEWWKTWEINIKGTYLCAKSFIPLLLESSIKTFITVSSAGAHALFYGASAYQTTKFATLRFTEFIDQEYHDKGLIAVAIHPGAVKTELALNMPEEHHTILQDTPELPADAMVWLAKERREWLAGRFFNCCWDVDELENRKDEITSRDLLKFRLTI; this is encoded by the exons ATGGGGTGTAAA TCTTCAATTCATTGTCTTACGAATACCGCATTCCGGTGCCGTCGTCACCCGCCTACTTTGCAAGTTCTCTGCCTTTGTACCGGTCATACCTCGCACCTCATGGCCACCTCATCTCCTCGAACGACGAATGTCTGGGAGGTTGTCGACTTTGTGGGAACTCATCACGACACGTACGCGGCAATCTCCCCGGCCGATGCGGACTTGTCTGGAAAATCGGTTCTCATCACGGGCGCCTCCAGGGGAATCGGCATGGCAACCGGCATTCGCTTTGCCGTGGCTGGATGTTCCAAGATTGCTCTGGCAGCCCGCTCTTCTCTTCGTCAGGCCGAGCAAGAGATcaaagctgctgctgttgccgcAGGCCGAGAGGAACCTCTCGTCCTTACCCTGAACATGGATGTGACCGTGGAGGAGTCGGTCACTGAAGCTGTGGATAAGGTATCCAAGGCATTTGGAGGAAGTCTGGATGTCCTGATCGCCAACGCGGGCTACCTGCCAGAATGGAGACCTGTTGTGGAATCTGATCCGACGGAATGGTGGAAGACTTGGGAGATCAACATAAAGGGGACCTATCTTTGTGCGAAGTCTTTTATCccgctgttgttggagtcgtCCATCAAGACTTTCATCACCGTCTCCTCTGCTGGAGCACACGCACTGTTCTACGGAGCCTCAGCATACCAGACCACCAAATTTGCAACCCTAAGGTTCACCGAGTTCATCGACCAGGAGTACCACGACAAAGGCCTGATTGCTGTTGCGATTCACCCAGGAGCGGTCAAAACAGAACTGGCATTGAATATGCCCGAGGAGCATCATACCATCCTCCAGGACACGCCCGAGTTACCTGCCGACGCCATGGTATGGCTTGCCAAGGAACGCAGAGAGTGGCTTGCTGGCCGATTCTTcaactgctgctgggatgTCGATGAATTGGAAAATCGGAAAGATGAGATCACAAGCCGTGACTTGCTGAAATTTAGACTTACTATCTGA
- a CDS encoding hypothetical protein (antiSMASH:Cluster_9), giving the protein MLLGLTPTGVALWRTFETRRSSAEWYLSRYYEYLNVLEPSEPIEDLGGFPFLMTSCTSISYTSAVHVDAAIDAAVSGTHQSQHLTGLRVCADRVARDVFMMQKILAYIQEVRSSSNAPKQLAIPGIAAAGSLTNIAVPAWLFPAEIAIWVALLSIGVAVLTGIVGYALWPRDLNKHYESKQARIQLLRRAVEEQYDVVEINKQQTLLRPKTFAHLKSDLMYHWPKEDEPES; this is encoded by the exons atgctACTTGGTCTCACCCCAACCGGGGTGGCGTTATGGAGAACATTTGAAACCCGGCGTAGCTCTGCCGAATGGTATTTGAGTAGATACTACGAGTATCTCAACGTTCTGGAGCCCAGCGAGCCGATCGAAGATCTAGGTGGGTTTCCCTTCCTGATGACCAGTTGTACCTCGATATCTTACACATCTGCTGTACATGTAGATGCCGCAATTGATGCCGCGGTTTCCGGAACGCACCAAAGCCAGCACCTCACTGGACTTAGGGTTTGTGCTGATAGAGTTGCACGGGACGTCTTCATGATGCAAAAAATACTCGCCTATATTCAGGAGGTGAGGAGCTCCTCTAACGCGCCGAAGCAGCTTGCCATCCCGGGTATTGCGGCAGCAGGAAG TCTCACGAATATCGCTGTTCCCGCATGGCTTTTCCCAGCGGAGATCGCTATATGGGTCGCGCTGTTATCTATTGGAGTGGCCGTATTAACCGGGATAGTCGGTTACGCCCTATGGCCTCGTGATCTCAACAAGCACTACGAAAGTAAACAAGCCCGAATACAGCTATTGAGGCGTGCAGTGGAGGAGCAGTATGATGTCGTCGAAATCAACAAGCAGCAGACTTTGCTCAGACCAAAGACTTTTGCACACCTAAAGTCAGATTTGATGTATCACTGGCCAAAAGAAGATGAGCCTGAGAGTTGA
- a CDS encoding hypothetical protein (EggNog:ENOG503PMPI), whose amino-acid sequence MSTSTVITDFLMQVWRYTPRGWNYKDNEGTAQFLAQNCDLKGWTVHPASLTSIHDQDSFVPLEVNFRFKGSAVKGARRVYDHLADLRELFEAVLPSKIEEFFLAKQQNSTAHHMVLVPVGKISPEVVHKNTRIRILRSLEVRTSTVVERNLITPIDMCNLALEVVRGSAIGADLATMVRTLPAKWMMGSSMVQEFDKLRKSIQMNQPEVNGPLKTVEDVTNAWNKAEPCLDLMSTIIRHIEDCLDLSRIPRQKNIPPQQLYETMLGLRNATIFFSAYEDQMLSIAAATPTILRPPNGAKTVVGATATAVMVAAALMVYTFFTGGTGLIIAGGASGAILGGGATAGIGAWKRNKHASLCESFSRSIINLGKALTDANICLAATYSSQVLQFPLHSSHCASGQRDEILRQLGVDTRQLKREAYQRPALEKNLETVLNMYNEFLVARAQVQKEARVRTRQGLTPNSPAQPPQGLQIRSAPRPQNPMPVVSKQRAIGSISTPSARLNPRQPQPRGASPVAVNQGAPGQQRQPQQRKQPVSLPAAPSQQASGSQPRPLPIQLKNDNPSPQSRPSKNAGSSRQSQQSKTGPLTGQSRANPAGLARSAPKMKSSTTG is encoded by the exons ATGTCTACCAGCACCGTCATCACCGACTTTCTGATGCAGGTGTGGAGGTACACTCCCAGAGGATGGAACTACAAGGACAATGAAGGGACAGCTCAATTCTTGGCGCAGAATTGCGACCTGAAGGGTTGGACAGTGCACCCTGCTTCACTCACCAGCATCCACGACCAAGACAGCTTCGTTCCTCTGGAAGTAAACTTCCGGTTTAAAGGATCAGCTGTGAAAGGGGCCCGCCGCGTTTACGATCACTTGGCTGATCTCAGGGAACTTTTTGAGGCTGTGCTCCCTTCCAAGATTGAGGAATTCTTTCTTGCCAAACAACAAAACTCGACGGCACACCACATGGTGTTGGTGCCTGTCGGCAAGATTTCGCCGGAGGTCGTACACAAGAATACCCGTATCAGGATCCTGAGGTCTCTAGAAGTCCGGACGAGCACGGTTGTGGAACGAAATCTGATTACGCCAATTGATAT GTGCAATCTTGCGTTAGAAGTTGTGCGTGGGTCTGCAATAGGTGCCGATCTAGCGACTATGGTGCGCACGCTTCCGGCCaagtggatgatggggtcatCAATGGTTCAAGAGTTTGATAAGCTCCGCAAGTCGATACAAATGAATCAGCCTGAGGTCAACGGACCACTCAAGACAGTCGAGGACGTCACCAACGCCTGGAACAAGGCAGAGCCCTGCCTTGACCTCATGTCCACCATAATCCGCCACATCGAAGACTGCTTGGATTTGAGCCGAATTCCCAGACAAAAGA ATATCCCACCCCAGCAACTTTACGAGACGATGCTAGGGCTCCGGAATGCAACCATTTTCTTCTCTGCGTATGAGGACCAAATGTTGAGCATCGCCGCCGCAACCCCGACCATTCTAAGGCCACCGAATGGAGCCAAGACCGTGGTCGGAGCTACTGCAACAGCAGTTATGGTCGCCGCTGCTTTGATGGTTTACACATTCTTCACAGGAGGCACTGGCCTTATCATTGCTGGCGGTGCGTCAGGCGCTATTCTAGGAGGCGGCGCAACAGCGGGCATCGGAGCGTGGAAACGCAACAAACATGCCTCATTGTGTGAAAGTT TTAGCCGGAGCATCATAAACCTTGGCAAGGCGCTCACAGATGCCAACATTTGCTTAGCAGCAACCTACAGCTCTCAGGTTCTGCAGTTTCCTTTGCATTCGTCGCATTGTGCATCCGGTCAGCGTGACGAGATCCTTCGACAGCTAGGCGTAGACACCCGGCAGTTGAAGAGAGAAGCTTACCAGCGCCCGGCACTTGAAAAGAACCTAGAGACAGTTTTGAACATGTACAACGAATTCCTCGTCGCGAGAGCCCAGGTGCAAAAAGAAGCCCGTGTCAGAACTCGACAAGGACTCACCCCGAATTCTCCCGCTCAACCACCGCAGGGGCTCCAGATTCGTTCGGCTCCAAGGCCGCAAAACCCTATGCCCGTAGTATCCAAACAGCGGGCCATTGGTTCCATCTCGACGCCATCAGCACGGTTGAACCCCCGTCAGCCTCAGCCACGAGGAGCTTCGCCGGTAGCTGTCAATCAAGGCGCCCCCGGTCAGCAACGTCAACCGCAGCAGCGAAAACAACCCGTTTCCTTGCCGGCGGCACCAAGTCAACAGGCCTCTGGTTCACAACCGCGGCCTCTGCCAATTCAGTTAAAGAACGACAACCCATCTCCTCAAAGTCGACCGTCAAAGAACGCCGGCtcatctcgtcaaagtcaacAGTCAAAGACAGGCCCCTTGACCGGTCAAAGCCGAGCGAACCCTGCAGGCCTAGCTCGATCAGCACCAAAGATGAAGAGCTCAACCACTGGGTGA